One Polaribacter sp. SA4-12 genomic window carries:
- a CDS encoding DUF5687 family protein: protein MILHFLKLEWKQYFRSSHWEKGIAIKIIMGFFVLYFLVAFLAVGVGGYFFLRKEFPESDPLQIVNSYLLFAILGDLVFRYLMQKLPIMNIKPLLILPIKKNKLVHYVLGKSAFSIFNILSLFFYIPFSVVLIKEGYNTAGVLGWLLTMILIIQSANFLNFLINKSNKALIIIGTLLVGLIGLQQFELANVVDFGGSIFDFIYQNPIYSLIGVIVLVVLYQLNYKQLRNQVYLDGAVATKVEEANTADLSWANKLGDVAPFIKNDIRLIWRNKRTKTVFLMSFLFLFYGLIFFTMDAYKDKLPMLMFASLFVTGGFTLNYGQFIPAWDSAHYKMLMSQSFRYRKFLESKWVLMVTMTTVLYFLSFPYLYFGTEIFLMITAGAIFNIGFNSLFLLYAGSFNRKRIDLTRSGFGNTQGTSATQFLIIIPLMLFPMLLFWIFDKFVGYNSGFIVVAAVGIISLLLKNQAMNFIEKKYIKDKYAMINAFGKEA, encoded by the coding sequence ATGATTTTACACTTTTTAAAATTAGAATGGAAACAATATTTCCGTTCTTCTCACTGGGAAAAAGGAATAGCAATAAAGATAATAATGGGCTTTTTTGTGCTATATTTTTTAGTTGCCTTTTTAGCAGTAGGAGTTGGAGGTTACTTTTTTTTAAGAAAAGAATTTCCAGAATCAGATCCATTACAAATCGTAAATTCATACTTGCTTTTTGCAATTCTTGGCGATTTAGTTTTCCGTTATTTAATGCAAAAATTGCCAATAATGAATATAAAACCATTGCTTATTTTACCAATTAAGAAAAATAAATTGGTACACTATGTTTTGGGAAAATCTGCATTTTCAATCTTTAATATTCTAAGTTTATTTTTTTACATTCCTTTCTCTGTGGTCTTAATAAAAGAAGGTTATAATACTGCTGGAGTTTTAGGTTGGTTATTAACCATGATTTTAATAATTCAATCTGCAAATTTCTTAAATTTTTTAATCAACAAAAGCAATAAAGCGCTGATTATTATTGGTACGCTTCTCGTTGGTTTAATTGGATTACAACAATTCGAACTTGCTAATGTTGTTGATTTTGGAGGATCTATTTTCGATTTTATTTACCAAAACCCAATATATTCTTTAATCGGGGTTATCGTTTTAGTTGTTTTATATCAACTTAATTACAAACAATTACGTAACCAAGTATATTTAGACGGAGCAGTTGCAACCAAGGTAGAAGAAGCAAATACTGCAGATTTATCTTGGGCAAATAAATTAGGAGATGTAGCTCCTTTTATAAAAAATGATATTCGTTTAATCTGGAGAAATAAAAGAACAAAAACGGTATTTCTAATGTCATTTTTATTCTTGTTTTACGGATTGATTTTCTTTACAATGGATGCTTATAAAGATAAATTACCAATGTTAATGTTTGCTTCATTATTCGTTACAGGAGGTTTTACACTAAATTACGGTCAGTTTATTCCTGCTTGGGATAGTGCACATTATAAAATGTTAATGAGTCAGAGTTTTAGATATCGTAAATTTTTAGAATCTAAATGGGTTTTAATGGTTACAATGACTACCGTTTTATACTTTTTAAGTTTTCCTTATTTGTATTTTGGGACAGAAATTTTTTTAATGATAACTGCAGGAGCAATTTTTAATATTGGTTTTAACTCCCTGTTTTTATTATATGCAGGATCTTTTAATAGAAAAAGAATAGACTTAACAAGAAGTGGTTTTGGTAATACTCAAGGAACAAGTGCAACTCAGTTTCTTATTATAATCCCTTTAATGTTATTCCCGATGTTATTATTTTGGATTTTCGACAAATTTGTAGGTTATAACTCTGGTTTTATAGTTGTAGCAGCGGTTGGAATTATTAGTTTATTATTAAAAAACCAAGCTATGAATTTCATCGAAAAAAAATACATTAAAGATAAATACGCTATGATTAACGCTTTCGGAAAAGAAGCATAA
- a CDS encoding PadR family transcriptional regulator, with protein sequence MGNQKLYKGSLQTIILKLLESNDKMYGYEITQKVKELTKGELKITEGALYPALHKLEADGLLDVEVAKVGNRLRKYYKLTESGTKETANKLDEMQEFLKTMQQLVNPKFSLE encoded by the coding sequence ATGGGAAATCAGAAATTATACAAAGGTTCTTTACAAACCATCATTTTAAAGTTATTAGAAAGTAACGATAAAATGTATGGTTATGAGATTACTCAGAAAGTAAAAGAATTGACCAAAGGCGAATTAAAAATTACTGAAGGTGCTTTGTACCCTGCATTGCACAAACTAGAAGCCGATGGTTTATTAGACGTAGAAGTTGCTAAAGTTGGTAACAGACTTAGAAAATATTACAAATTGACAGAAAGCGGAACCAAAGAAACAGCCAACAAGTTGGATGAAATGCAAGAGTTTTTAAAAACGATGCAACAATTGGTGAATCCTAAATTTAGTTTGGAGTAA
- a CDS encoding transposase yields the protein MSSDLRKELKQVLILLIRRIDKFEKKIEQIGRLAYKDTVERIKTIPGIGLKTAIMMSVITDNFTKFDNYKQLTAFVGFSPRLYQSGTSVKGKGHICKMGKPQIRKLLYLCSWSAKRVNKNCIEMYERLKEKGKPERVIKIAIANKLIKQIFSIATNKQIYNENHQNLYFLK from the coding sequence TTGAGTTCGGATCTTAGAAAAGAATTAAAACAAGTACTAATATTATTAATAAGACGTATTGATAAGTTTGAAAAAAAGATAGAGCAAATAGGAAGATTAGCTTATAAAGACACGGTTGAAAGAATAAAAACGATACCAGGAATCGGGCTAAAAACGGCTATTATGATGAGTGTTATTACAGATAATTTCACAAAATTTGATAACTATAAACAACTGACAGCTTTTGTAGGATTTAGTCCAAGGCTATATCAATCAGGAACAAGTGTAAAAGGTAAAGGACATATTTGTAAAATGGGCAAACCTCAAATTAGAAAACTTTTGTATTTATGTAGTTGGTCTGCAAAAAGAGTAAATAAAAATTGTATCGAAATGTATGAACGACTTAAAGAAAAAGGAAAACCCGAGAGAGTAATTAAAATTGCAATAGCTAATAAATTAATAAAGCAAATTTTTTCTATTGCGACTAACAAACAAATTTACAATGAAAATCATCAAAACTTATATTTTCTGAAATAA
- the trxA gene encoding thioredoxin — protein MIENLTKETFLEKVFNFEENKEWKFEGKRPVLIDFYADWCGPCKALAPVLEQLSKEYEGKIDIYKVDTEAEQELSAAFAIRSIPSMLFCPAEGQPQMANGALPKAELERIIADVLKVEK, from the coding sequence ATGATAGAAAATTTAACAAAAGAGACTTTTTTAGAAAAAGTCTTTAATTTTGAAGAAAACAAAGAATGGAAATTTGAAGGAAAAAGACCAGTTTTAATAGACTTTTACGCGGATTGGTGTGGACCATGTAAAGCATTAGCACCAGTTTTAGAGCAATTATCTAAAGAATATGAAGGTAAAATTGATATTTACAAAGTAGACACCGAAGCTGAACAAGAATTGTCTGCAGCATTTGCAATTAGAAGTATTCCTTCTATGTTATTTTGTCCTGCAGAAGGGCAACCACAAATGGCAAACGGCGCTTTACCAAAAGCAGAATTAGAACGCATTATTGCTGATGTTTTAAAAGTTGAGAAGTAA
- the porW gene encoding type IX secretion system periplasmic lipoprotein PorW/SprE, translating to MKFTKKIVLILSVFAVLYSCSTRKDTVVSRNWHSLNTKFNVLFNGKEAFKKGIEGINEGYKDDWFQQLPIEPIKFEKEKLEIPTFNTGMGAGFGDAENEEKKASTPFGIAEEKAVKAIQKHGMNIDDVERNSQIDDAYLLLGKARYYDQRFVPAIESFNYVISHYPFASLINETKIWRAKTNIRLDNEEFAIETLNLLLKVKDTLEIDLPENIKEAGYTALAMAYVKTDSIQKAKKFLIKATETLNDRNQGARNMFVLGQIYSSENKKDSASAVFNKIINFKKAPDKYKMHANIELAKNSTSDSASVVILEKMHKLIKDRDNRKYLDELYYQVGFLHEKNDSIDLATEYYNKSLRAESDNVKQKTYTFERLGNINFKNSKYQLASSYYDSILNIAADTLNLRIRRIKRKHRNLASLIKFENTVTKNDSIIRIASLSTEEQASYFQKYIDDLKKKDEDAAQLKLNQQAFGATFGGTALQSNKKGKWYFYNSQSLGFGKTEFQKIWGNRQLEDDWRWSSKIATNLTNKDSVQVSQKSLRYDLASYLKTIPTDKNKIDTLKLDRNQALYELGLIYKEQFKDTKLAIERLERVSTLNPKEALILPINWHLYKAYLDLGDQTKSDIHKNIILTKYSNTIFAKTIRNPNKKVEEEISVDEIENKYKEFYYLYKGNKFQETVKKIVDILPSIENSKLIPKFELLRAYAIGKYTDKKAYKFALEAIVIKYGNTEEGKQAKKIVEQLSK from the coding sequence GTGAAATTCACTAAAAAAATAGTTTTAATTCTTTCTGTATTTGCAGTTTTATATTCTTGTAGCACAAGAAAAGATACTGTTGTTAGCAGAAACTGGCATTCTTTAAATACAAAATTCAATGTGCTTTTTAATGGTAAAGAAGCTTTTAAAAAAGGTATTGAAGGCATTAATGAAGGTTACAAAGATGATTGGTTTCAACAATTACCTATAGAACCCATTAAGTTTGAGAAAGAAAAGTTAGAAATTCCGACATTTAATACAGGAATGGGTGCTGGTTTTGGTGATGCTGAAAATGAAGAGAAGAAAGCTTCCACTCCATTTGGCATTGCAGAAGAAAAAGCTGTAAAAGCGATTCAGAAACATGGAATGAATATTGACGATGTAGAACGAAATAGTCAAATTGATGATGCCTATCTTCTCTTAGGAAAAGCGCGTTATTATGATCAACGTTTTGTACCAGCAATAGAATCTTTTAACTATGTTATTTCTCATTATCCTTTTGCAAGTTTAATTAATGAAACTAAAATTTGGCGAGCAAAAACGAATATTAGATTAGATAATGAAGAATTTGCTATCGAAACTTTAAACTTACTTTTAAAAGTAAAAGATACATTAGAAATAGATTTACCAGAAAACATTAAAGAAGCAGGTTATACAGCTTTAGCAATGGCTTATGTTAAAACAGATAGTATTCAAAAAGCGAAAAAATTTCTTATTAAAGCTACAGAAACTTTAAATGATAGAAATCAAGGAGCTAGAAATATGTTTGTTTTAGGTCAGATTTATAGTTCAGAAAACAAGAAAGATTCTGCTTCTGCCGTTTTTAACAAAATTATCAACTTTAAAAAAGCACCTGATAAGTATAAAATGCATGCTAATATTGAATTAGCAAAAAATTCGACAAGCGATTCTGCTTCTGTTGTTATTTTAGAAAAAATGCATAAATTAATTAAGGATAGAGATAATAGAAAGTATTTAGACGAATTGTATTATCAAGTTGGTTTCTTGCATGAAAAAAACGACAGTATCGATTTAGCCACTGAATATTATAACAAATCATTGAGAGCAGAATCTGACAATGTAAAACAAAAGACATACACTTTTGAAAGATTAGGAAACATCAACTTTAAGAATTCTAAATATCAATTAGCAAGTTCTTATTATGATAGTATTTTAAATATTGCTGCAGATACTTTAAATTTAAGAATAAGACGAATTAAAAGAAAGCACAGAAACTTAGCTTCATTAATCAAATTTGAAAATACTGTAACTAAAAACGATAGTATTATTAGAATAGCTTCACTTTCTACAGAAGAACAAGCATCTTATTTTCAAAAATATATAGACGATTTAAAAAAGAAAGATGAAGACGCTGCTCAGTTAAAGTTAAATCAACAAGCATTTGGAGCAACTTTTGGAGGAACAGCTTTACAGTCTAACAAAAAAGGAAAATGGTATTTCTATAACTCACAATCGTTAGGTTTTGGTAAAACAGAATTTCAGAAAATTTGGGGAAATAGACAATTAGAAGACGACTGGAGATGGTCTTCTAAAATAGCAACAAATCTTACTAATAAAGATTCTGTACAAGTAAGTCAAAAAAGTTTACGTTATGATTTAGCGAGTTACTTAAAAACAATCCCTACAGATAAAAATAAGATTGATACTTTAAAATTAGATAGAAATCAAGCTTTATACGAATTAGGACTTATTTATAAAGAACAATTTAAAGACACAAAATTAGCCATCGAAAGATTAGAGAGAGTATCAACTTTAAATCCGAAGGAAGCATTAATTTTACCTATAAATTGGCATTTATACAAAGCATACTTAGATCTTGGTGATCAAACAAAATCTGATATTCACAAAAACATCATTCTTACAAAATATTCAAATACCATTTTTGCTAAGACAATTAGAAACCCAAATAAGAAAGTTGAGGAAGAAATTTCGGTTGATGAGATAGAAAATAAGTACAAAGAATTTTACTATTTGTATAAGGGGAATAAGTTTCAAGAAACGGTTAAAAAAATCGTTGATATTCTGCCTTCTATAGAAAATTCAAAATTAATCCCTAAATTTGAACTTCTAAGAGCCTACGCAATAGGTAAGTATACTGATAAAAAAGCTTATAAATTTGCATTAGAAGCTATTGTTATAAAGTATGGAAATACTGAAGAAGGTAAGCAGGCAAAAAAAATAGTAGAACAATTAAGTAAATAA
- a CDS encoding flavin-containing monooxygenase, with the protein MKDYIIIGAGQSGLAIAYHLNKKGANYMIIDANSETGAPWLKRWDSLKLFTPSEFNSLPGMEFPYKKGHYANKYEVADYLKAYVFKFNIPIEFNQKITSLKKENGIFTLKSDTETFEAKNVIIATGPFHKPFTPSCHTKISKDILQIHSEHYKSPDQLQEGATLVVGAGDSGVQILNEVSKTNRTVYFSGNTNIMSIPQEILGKTLWWWFSKVGFLTANKYSWIGKKLSKSGQPVIGTDVKTLFKKENVTCVGRTLDANEKSITFEKQEITDIKNILWATGFKPNFDWIDGIELDESHYPKNFRGVSDIEGLYFLGLPWLYTRGSATLGGVKKDAEYLNTHLSKKEKR; encoded by the coding sequence ATGAAGGATTATATAATCATTGGAGCTGGTCAATCTGGTTTAGCTATTGCATATCATCTAAATAAAAAAGGTGCTAATTATATGATTATTGATGCTAATTCTGAAACAGGTGCTCCTTGGTTAAAAAGATGGGATTCTTTAAAATTATTTACGCCATCGGAATTTAATAGTTTACCCGGAATGGAATTTCCTTATAAAAAAGGACATTACGCAAACAAATACGAAGTTGCAGATTACTTAAAAGCGTATGTTTTTAAATTTAATATCCCAATTGAGTTTAACCAGAAAATAACTTCTTTGAAAAAAGAAAATGGCATTTTTACTTTAAAAAGTGATACAGAAACTTTTGAAGCAAAAAATGTGATTATAGCTACTGGTCCTTTTCACAAACCTTTTACACCAAGTTGCCACACAAAAATATCGAAAGACATTTTACAGATTCATAGTGAACATTATAAAAGTCCAGATCAATTACAAGAAGGAGCAACATTAGTTGTTGGCGCTGGAGATTCTGGCGTTCAGATTTTAAATGAAGTTTCTAAAACAAATAGAACTGTTTACTTTTCTGGAAACACTAATATTATGTCTATTCCACAAGAAATATTAGGTAAAACATTATGGTGGTGGTTTAGTAAAGTCGGTTTTTTAACAGCCAATAAATATTCTTGGATTGGTAAAAAGTTAAGTAAAAGCGGACAACCAGTTATTGGAACTGATGTAAAAACATTGTTCAAAAAAGAAAATGTTACTTGTGTTGGTAGAACACTTGATGCCAATGAGAAAAGCATCACATTTGAAAAACAAGAAATAACTGATATTAAAAATATTCTTTGGGCAACAGGTTTTAAACCAAATTTTGATTGGATTGATGGTATTGAACTAGATGAAAGCCATTATCCTAAGAACTTTAGAGGCGTAAGTGATATTGAAGGTTTGTACTTTTTAGGACTTCCTTGGTTATACACAAGAGGTTCTGCTACTTTGGGAGGTGTTAAAAAAGATGCAGAATACTTAAATACACATCTTTCTAAAAAAGAAAAAAGATAG
- a CDS encoding bactofilin family protein: MERNVVAKNTTIVGDIKSDGDFRIDGTLEGTLTTDGRVIIGADGFIKGKVEATNADIEGKFSGELLVSNTLTIKATADISGNVIIGKLSVEPGASFNATCAMKGAVKELNSSNEQKRKSEKTA; this comes from the coding sequence ATGGAAAGAAATGTTGTCGCTAAAAACACAACAATTGTTGGAGATATTAAATCTGATGGAGATTTTAGAATTGATGGTACTTTAGAAGGAACTTTAACTACAGATGGTAGAGTTATTATTGGTGCCGATGGTTTTATTAAAGGAAAAGTAGAAGCAACAAATGCAGATATTGAAGGTAAATTCTCTGGAGAACTTTTAGTATCTAATACCTTAACTATAAAAGCAACAGCAGATATTTCTGGAAACGTTATTATCGGAAAACTTTCTGTAGAACCTGGAGCTTCATTTAACGCAACTTGTGCTATGAAAGGAGCTGTAAAAGAATTGAATTCTAGTAATGAACAAAAAAGAAAGTCAGAAAAAACCGCTTAA
- a CDS encoding ABC transporter ATP-binding protein, translating into MITIDTVSKKYGKAEVLNVASIEIPTGQSFGLVGNNGAGKTTLFNILLDLIRPTTGAITNNDIIVSESEDWKTFTGSFIDESFLIGYLTPEEYFDFIGDLRGMNKADVTTFLTQFDEFFNGEIIGKKKYLRDLSKGNQKKAGIVAALMGNPQVIILDEPFANLDPTTQIRLKTIIKTLTENRDVTVLISSHDLTHVTEVCERIVVLDKGNVVKDIETSAETLEELESYFSV; encoded by the coding sequence ATGATTACAATAGATACAGTTTCAAAAAAATACGGAAAAGCAGAAGTTTTAAATGTTGCTTCAATAGAAATCCCTACAGGTCAAAGTTTTGGTTTAGTTGGTAATAATGGCGCTGGAAAAACAACATTATTTAATATTTTATTAGATTTAATTAGACCAACAACTGGCGCAATAACAAATAATGATATTATTGTAAGTGAAAGTGAAGATTGGAAAACGTTTACAGGTTCTTTTATTGATGAATCTTTTTTAATTGGTTATTTAACACCTGAAGAATACTTCGATTTTATTGGAGATTTAAGAGGAATGAATAAAGCTGATGTTACTACTTTTCTAACTCAATTTGATGAATTTTTCAATGGAGAAATTATTGGTAAGAAAAAATACTTAAGAGATTTAAGTAAAGGAAATCAGAAAAAAGCAGGAATTGTTGCTGCATTAATGGGAAACCCACAAGTAATAATTTTAGATGAGCCTTTTGCTAATTTAGATCCAACAACTCAAATTAGATTAAAAACCATCATTAAAACCTTAACAGAAAATAGAGATGTTACCGTTTTAATTTCTAGTCACGATTTAACACATGTAACAGAAGTTTGTGAGAGAATTGTGGTTTTAGATAAAGGAAATGTGGTAAAAGATATAGAAACATCTGCAGAAACATTAGAAGAATTAGAAAGCTATTTTTCTGTATAA
- a CDS encoding prolyl oligopeptidase family serine peptidase, translating into MKNKLIIPILFASAIFVSCKEEIKQRNIDLKYPITTKKPVIDTLFKTVVVDNYRWLEDDRSKETEAWVKAENEVTFDYLSKIPYREQLKARLSELWNYEKVGTPFIEGDYTYFYKNDGLQNQYVVYRKKDGKEEVFLDPNTFSEDGTTSLGSLSFSKDGKMAAYAISEGGSDWRKVITMDAESKTIKGDTLVDVKFSGISWYKNEGFYYSSYDKPKGSELSAKTDQHKLYYHKLGTSQKDDPVIFGEKASEKHRYVGGYLTEDSKYLMISASTSTSGNKLFIKDLSEENSALKTVINNFDSDTYVVENRGSKLYLVTNLDAANKKVVTVDAKNPTPENWKDFIPETENVLSLNSGAGYFFAEYMVDAVSKVLQYDFDGKLIREVKLPGVGSSSGFGGKTEAKELYFSFTNYSTPNSSYKFNPKDGTYESYWKPAVDFNSEAYTSKQVFYTSKDGTKVPMIITHKKGVELNGKNPTILYGYGGFNISLTPSFSIANAVWMEQGGVYAVPNLRGGGEYGKKWHDAGTQLKKQNVFDDFIAAAEYLISEKYTSSEFLAIRGGSNGGLLVGATMTQRPELMKVALPAVGVLDMLRYHTFTAGAGWAYDYGTADDSKEMFDYLKGYSPVHNVKVGVKYPATLVTTGDHDDRVVPAHSFKFAAELQEKQTGDNPTLIRIETNAGHGAGTPVAKTIEQYSDIFGFTLFNMGFDALPNPPKAKIKL; encoded by the coding sequence ATGAAGAATAAATTAATCATTCCTATCTTGTTTGCAAGTGCAATTTTTGTTTCTTGTAAAGAAGAAATTAAACAAAGAAACATAGATTTGAAGTATCCAATAACTACTAAAAAACCAGTAATTGATACACTATTTAAAACAGTAGTTGTAGACAATTACAGATGGTTAGAAGATGATAGAAGTAAAGAAACTGAAGCCTGGGTAAAGGCAGAAAACGAAGTTACTTTCGATTATTTAAGTAAGATTCCATACAGAGAGCAGTTAAAAGCACGTTTATCAGAATTATGGAATTACGAAAAAGTAGGAACTCCTTTTATTGAAGGCGATTATACTTATTTTTATAAAAATGATGGTTTACAAAACCAATATGTTGTTTACAGAAAGAAAGATGGTAAAGAAGAAGTTTTCTTAGACCCAAATACTTTTTCTGAAGACGGAACAACTTCTTTAGGTTCTTTAAGTTTTTCTAAAGACGGAAAAATGGCTGCGTATGCAATTTCTGAGGGAGGTTCTGATTGGAGAAAGGTAATTACAATGGATGCTGAGTCAAAAACAATTAAAGGTGATACTTTGGTTGATGTAAAGTTCTCAGGAATTTCTTGGTACAAAAACGAAGGTTTCTACTATTCTAGTTACGACAAACCTAAAGGAAGCGAGTTATCAGCAAAAACAGATCAACATAAATTATATTATCATAAACTAGGAACTTCACAAAAAGATGATCCAGTTATTTTTGGTGAAAAAGCATCAGAAAAACATAGATATGTTGGTGGTTATTTAACAGAGGATAGTAAATATTTAATGATTTCTGCATCCACATCAACATCAGGAAATAAATTATTTATCAAAGATTTATCTGAAGAAAATTCAGCATTAAAAACTGTAATTAATAATTTTGATAGTGATACGTATGTTGTAGAAAACAGAGGTAGTAAATTATATTTGGTAACTAATTTAGATGCTGCAAATAAAAAAGTGGTTACTGTTGATGCTAAAAATCCAACTCCAGAAAACTGGAAAGATTTTATTCCTGAAACAGAAAATGTACTAAGTTTAAATTCTGGTGCTGGATATTTCTTCGCAGAATATATGGTAGATGCCGTTTCTAAAGTATTACAATACGATTTTGATGGAAAATTAATTAGAGAAGTTAAATTACCTGGCGTTGGTTCTTCAAGTGGTTTTGGCGGAAAAACAGAAGCGAAAGAATTGTATTTTTCTTTTACAAATTATAGTACACCAAATTCTTCTTATAAATTCAACCCAAAAGACGGAACGTATGAATCTTATTGGAAACCTGCTGTAGATTTTAATTCTGAAGCATATACAAGTAAACAAGTTTTTTATACATCAAAAGACGGAACAAAAGTTCCTATGATTATTACACATAAAAAAGGCGTTGAATTAAACGGTAAAAACCCAACTATTTTATATGGTTACGGAGGATTTAATATCAGTTTAACACCGTCATTTAGTATTGCAAACGCAGTTTGGATGGAACAAGGTGGTGTTTATGCAGTTCCTAATTTACGTGGTGGTGGTGAATATGGTAAAAAATGGCACGATGCAGGAACTCAATTAAAGAAACAAAATGTGTTTGATGATTTTATTGCTGCTGCAGAATATTTAATTTCAGAAAAATATACATCTTCAGAATTCTTAGCAATTAGAGGTGGTTCTAACGGAGGTTTATTAGTTGGAGCAACAATGACGCAAAGACCAGAATTAATGAAAGTTGCTTTGCCAGCAGTTGGTGTTTTAGATATGTTACGTTACCACACTTTTACTGCAGGAGCAGGTTGGGCGTACGATTATGGAACAGCTGATGATAGCAAAGAAATGTTTGATTACTTAAAAGGATATTCACCTGTTCATAATGTAAAAGTAGGTGTAAAATATCCTGCAACTTTAGTTACAACGGGAGATCATGATGATAGAGTTGTACCTGCACACAGTTTTAAATTTGCTGCAGAATTACAAGAAAAACAAACAGGAGATAATCCTACATTAATAAGAATAGAAACCAATGCTGGTCATGGAGCAGGAACTCCTGTTGCAAAAACAATTGAGCAATATTCAGATATTTTTGGATTTACTTTATTCAATATGGGGTTTGATGCATTACCAAATCCGCCAAAGGCGAAAATTAAATTATAG